CATGCAGATACGCAATCAAATGATGTTTAAGCTTTGCTTTGCAGTTTAATATTACGTCGCTGTCAGCTAATTAAGTGAGAGAAATTAAGGCAGTGGCTTTATTGGGGCAATCCTTCCGGGGTTGCCTCCTAATTTTTTTTAGTGCTGAGTGCTGAGTGCTGAGCGGCAGAGAGTGGGAGACTGGCTGAAAAAAAGAGCTGAGTGACACCGGCTAGGTGTAAATGCATAAATAGATACCGTTGTAAAGTTGATTTTATTAAAACTTTGCAAAATTTAAAATATCTTGTTACATTGCAGAGGAGAATGTAATAGGTCTTCGCTGATCATGCCTAACTTCCTAGGACTCATCCCCATCCCGCCGCCACTGCAAGCCAAATCCCTCGTTTATGACCTCAAAGACCGGCTCGACTGGGGTGATCCAGCATTAACAATTATTGATGTGCGAGAGCGCAACCTATTCAACACCAGTCGCATCACCGGCGCGATTTCCATGCCGGCGAGCGAATTGGTCGAACGTGCCTTCACAGCACTTGAACTGTGCCGCGATATCTACCTCTATGGCGAAACCGACGAGGAAACAGCCGAAGCTGCCGAAAAACTTCGTTCAGCCGGCTATGAGAACGTATCTGAAATCAGGGGTGGCGTTGCCGCATGGAAAGCAGTCGGCTTTCCCATTGAGTCAATTCTTCAGAGACCGAACATTTAAAAAAGCAATAGACAGGGTGCTTAATGCTCAAAAACATCCTTGTATTGCAACAAATCTAGGGAAACGAACACCGGCAAACACTGAAAGCACTGCTGCGCTAATTCCCAGCGTTCTTCCCGTTGCAGCATCCCCATCAATTTTTGCTGAACACTGAGCAAATAGCGCACATCATTCGCTGCATATCTCAGCTGATCCTCAGAAAGGTTCGCAGCATTTCCCCAGTCCGAACTTTGAGCGCTTTTGTCCAGTTCCACCCGTTCGAGTTCTTGCACCACTTCTTTAAGACCATGTTTCGGGGTGTAGGTTCTAGCAAGCTTACTCGCTATCTTCGTGCAGAACACCGGCGCAACCTCAATACCCAGATTGTGGCGCATTGTTGCCATGTCAAAACGCGCAAAATGAAAGACTTTGAGAATGCCGGTGGCTTCCATCAGCTTTTTTAAATTGGGCGCGTCTCTCTGCCCTCGCTCAATGCGAACCACCGTGACTCGACCTTGAGGATCGCACAGTTGCACCAAACACAAGCGATCTCGCCAAGGTAATAATCCCATTGTTTCCGTATCGACTGCCAGCGCTTCAGCTTCTAAATACTCAGATAGATAGGCATCAGATAGATCGCGTTCGCAAATCTGAAAATCTTCCAACAGTTAACTCCTCAATAATGTTCATCTACTAGGGAATGGGAAATACAATTTTCCCATTCTCTGTTGCAGAAGACACACCAATCACCCGTTCAAGGTTTCTAACTCCTCCCGCACTACCCGCAACACCCGCTCAAGATAAGCTTGACGCCATTGTTCTCGCTCTTGGGCGACTCGCTCATCTGGCTCGTAAGTCTCGATTTCTTCAAGGTTAACTAAACCTTTCGCTTCAGCTAAACGTTCTAAGGTGTCGAGTCGTTCGTGCAGCACAGAAACCTCGCCGGCAAGTGCCAAAATTATGGTTAGCAACTTGTCGGTTTGAGGATCATCAAAATAAATCGGTCGTTTGCCTTTTGCCTTCTTTGCCATAACCGTTGTGCCGTATTATTTGCTAGCAGCTAAAATCAACCAAGTGCCGCGCCGGCCAAAACCGTCATTTTGAGACTTGCCACCAGCAAACTTTTCTTTCCAGACACCGTTAGCGGCAAAAGTTTGAATCACCTTTTCGCTCTCAAAACCGGCACCAACAGCGACTTCCATCCAATCGAGATCCCGCATCGCACTCCAGAATGGTTCGTTGTTGTTCTTGGTTTCCCAATCGAACATGAAAGCATTAAATGCTTCCATATGGCCATAGAGGGGAGCTTCAGCATGAACCATCATCCCACCGGGAGCAAGCAGCCGGTAACACTCTTGCAAAACATTACGAATCGCAGACACCGGCATTTCATGTAACAGAATATGGGAAACAATTAAATCAAATGACCCATCGGCAAAGTTAGTGCGCTCAGCATTTTGCTGCGAGAAGTGAACGCGCTTACCCATTGCCTCTGCGCGTGCATGAGCATAACGCAACAGCGCTGCGCCGGTATCGATCGCATAGACTTCCGCATCTGGGTAAGCATCCACATAAGGCAAAGTGCTGTGACCCACTGTACAACCCAAATCAAGAATGCGTGCCGGTTGAAAGTCAGGATATTGCTTTTTCAAGTAATTTTGCACCACAGACTGACCCATATCATCATTCAATGGGCCTAACTGTCCTAAGGCATACAAATAAACCCCGCGATCATATAAAGCGCCGGCAGCCACATCATCTTCTGTAAATTCGCCTTGATACCCTCCCGGCATACAGTGAATATCTACCGCAGTTTGATAAGCAGGAATCTTCAAATCAGGATTTAATGTTAATGAACCAAGCTTATTTCCTTGCCGGCGAGTACACTCCACCAATTCAGGCAACTGGCGCTCAATACTGCTGTTTACCGAATCCCACAGCATCTCCTGAGTCGTGCGCCGCAAAGCACTCCACCAGCGATAGTAAGATTCATTTTCCATCAGCCGCCGAATTTCATGCCGGTTTTGCGGCGCACGTTGGTATTCTTGTTCAAACTTGGGTTTCGCTAATTTTTCATAAACAATCTGATTCCCAGGCGTAATATTCCTTGCCAAATAAACCTTTAAACTTCCCACAAAATTTTGTCGTGCCAGTTCATCGTGGTTAGCTTTTGGCAGGATAGAATGCTCACTTTGTTTGTTCATAAGTTCACCTTCGCAGAAAGTAAAATTAAAGTATTGAATTTCTAAAAAAATCTGGTATTAGGGAATTTTGGCTTTGATAACCCGTCACACCATCATTTACAGGAGGAGTTTTTTAAGGAAAATCAAGCTGATAGGAGAACCTTAAAAAATGCTCAGCCGGCAGCCTTCAATCAAAGCAATATCTTTTCAGCCAATCCCCCATGCCCAATCCCCGATGCCCCATGCCCCATGCCCCATGCCCCATGCCCAATTCTTACTGCCCGCGCACAAAAATCTGAGTAAAGTAATATTCTCCCTTAGCATTTTTAACAATGCCGATGCCGGTTAAATCAAAATTGCCTACCATGTTTTTCTGATGCCCCGGACTCTTGATCCATCCTTCAACGGCTTGTTTACCGGGATTGCTATAGCCGGAATTATATGCAACATTTTCTGCCACTGAGCGATAAGCAATGCTTTTCTCAATTGCGTTGGCTCTTTGCTCAAATCCTTCATGGCCAAAGGGAACGCCCTCACTAGCCATTCCTTTGCTGTGTTGCCGGCACACTTCGCTGATTCGAGGATCGAGCTTCAGCGGCGGCAATTTCTGGGAGGCGCGATACTGATTCACTTGTTCATGAACAGACTGTTCCAAGGCAGCAAATTCGGTGGCTGTTAAGGGTTTAGACGCTGATTCCGGTGCGGTTGTTGTGGCTGGTTTGGTGGCTTGTTCAGGGGTTTTATTGCTGTCGAGGACGACAACACAGCCACCGGCAAAGAATGTTAAAAGGAAACAGTAAAAAGGTAAAAGAAAGAGATAACTCTTTTGTTGTCTTTTACCTTGTATCTGTTGACTTTTTTGCTTTTTTAAACTAGAAAAAACAAAATTTGGTATCAGCATTCTAGCAATTAAGCTGGATTGAGGAATTTGGCAACCGTGTGCACATCTTTATCGCCGCGACCGGAACAGTTAATCACGATGCGGGGATTACCGGCAAGTTGAGGGCAGAGGGTTTCTAAATAAGCGATCGCATGGGCGGTTTCTAAGGCAGGGATAATTCCTTCGAGTAGAGACAAGCGCTTAAAGGCGTCTAAAGCTTGTTCATCCGTAACGCTGTAATATTCAGCGCGACCGATATCCTTTAAATAGCTATGTTCTGGCCCGACACCAGGATAATCTAAGCCGGCACTAATTGAATGGGCTTCCACAACCTGACCATCGTCATCTTGCAGTAAATAGCTCATTGCGCCGTGCAAAACACCGATTTGTCCGCGTGTTAAGGTGGCGGCGTGTTTGTCTGTATCAACGCCCTCGCCGGCAGCTTCAACGCCAATTAACCGCACTTCGGATTCACTAACAAATTCGTGAAATAGTCCCATTGCATTGGAACCGCCGCCCACACAGGCGAGGAGAATATCCGGCAGTCCTCCCCATTTCTCCAGACATTGGGCGCGGGTTTCCAAGCCGATGACATCATGGAAGTCACGCACCATCATCGGGTAGGGATGAGGGCCGGCTACTGAACCGAGGATATAGTGGGTGCTTTCTACGTTCGTCACCCAGTCGCGAATGGCTTCTGATGTGGCATCTTTGAGGGTGCCGGTGCCGGCTGCTACGGGGCGCACTTCTGCCCCCATTAAGCGCATCCGAAATACGTTGAGGGCTTGTCGTTCCATATCGTGAACGCCCATATAAATCACGCATTCCAATCCAAACCGGGCGCACACGGTTGCTGTGGCGACGCCATGCTGACCGGCACCTGTTTCGGCAATGACACGCTGTTTGCCCATGCGCTTTGCCAACAATGCTTGAGCGATGGCATTGTTAATTTTATGAGCGCCGGTGTGGTTTAAGTCTTCCCGTTTGAGGTAAATTTGAGGGCCACTGCCATCGGGACGGGCGTAATGACTGGTGAGACGTTCAGCAAAATACAGAGGGCTGGGGCGTCCCACATAGTCGCGCAACAGCTGCTGAAGTTCTGCTTGAAAATCGGCATCATGGCAATATTGCTTAAATGCGGCTTCTAACTCAGTCAAAGCCGGCATTAAGGTTTCAGGCACATACTTGCCGCCAAAGCGACCAAAGCGACCTAACGGGTCGGGTCTTTGGGCGTTACTGGTGGCGTCGGTTTGAGGATTAGAGGAGAGGGGAGTAGCGGTCACGGCAACAGGGAAATGACTGGACAGATTTAATTATAAGTCCCAGTTTTGCCGGCTCAGATAAAGGTTGATGCAGATGTCCCTGGGGTTTGTCTTAAACGACTCGGTTGAAGACTGTCCAAACATCCCCATCGGAACGGACGGAGGGAACTGAGATGCTGTTAAAGCCGGTGATGAAAGGTTTGTAATAGACCCGCCAGTAACTGGGGCTGATTTCATCTGCAATGTCTTTGAGGGCTTTTATTTCCTGGGCAAGTTCTTCTGCAAGTTCATTAATTCGTTCTGCATGAACGTGAGCACGTTGTCTGCCTTCCTCTACTTGCTGTTCTATGGGATGTTGTTTCGATTCCATCTGCCGGTGCTCCAACAAAGCTTGCTTCTGACTTAGTTTAGCTGACTGGTGTGCCGATGCATCGATGCCGGCTATGTGGATTAGGCCGGTTATGTGGGTTATGCCGGCCAGATTCATCATCTGCGTGATGCCGGTACAAGATTTCGGTTACTGATTTATGCTTTGAGTAGGTATCCACAAAAACCGCAAACTGTTTTCTTTTTGCTCCTAGCCCCCGCTCACTGTTATGGCCACTTCCAAGCGCAAGTCCAACGATAGCAATGCTTCCACCGGCGATCGCTTTATTTATAAAGAATTTGGCGCTGATGTCAACCCATCTGCCCTAGAACGCCCTGCGACAGAACTGCCGGCATCTCAGCAAAATGTCAGAGTGCAGGCATCCCGAAAGGGGCGCAAGGGAAAAACTGTTACCGTTATCAGCGGTTTTCAAGTTAAACCTGAAACTTTGGAATCTCTACTTAAGCAGATGAAAACTCAATGTGGTGCCGGCGGTACGATTAAAGATGGAGAAATTGAAATTCAGGGCGATCACACCCAAAAGCTTCTGCAATTTCTGACTCAATTAGGCTATAAAGCCAAAATTAGTGGGGGCTGAGCTTCAAAACTTGCAGTTCCTGCCGGCCCTGTCGTTTTACTCTCTTTGGGAAATAAGATTACTGACGCCGGTTTTCCCCTCTCCCAATCTTTCTATTGCCGCATTTTTCCCGTTTCCCGATAGGTAATTTGGAACGGCAAAGGATGTCTGATTTTTTTGGCGCAATGGAATTTCAATTCTGAACTCGGTTCCTTTTCCGGGTGCGGAAATATATTGCAGCCGGCCTCCATGTTTTTCTACCACAACTTGGTAACTAATCGATAATCCTAAGCCGGTGCCTTTCCCCACCGGCTTTGTTGTGTAGAACGGGTCAAACATATGTCGGCTCACTTCTTCGCTCATGCCCCCGCCATTATCTGCAATGCTGATAAATACGCGCTCGTCTTGGATGCCGGTGCGAATTATAATTTGTCCTTTTTCTCCTCGCTTGAGTGCTGATTCTTCCACAGCATCAATTGCATTATTGAGGATATTGATAAAGACTTGGTTGAGTTGCCCTGGATAGCATTCAACCTTGGGTAACTTGCTGTATTCTTTAATAATCTCAATCTCAGAATCTAGCGGTTGTTGTTTGAGCCGGTGTTGCAAAATTAGCAATGTACTGTCAATGCCTTCATGAATATTCACTGATTTCATTTCAGCTTCATCCAAGCGGGCGAAGTTACGCAAGCTAATCACAATTTGACGGATGCGTTCGGCTCCCTGTTTCATGGAAGACATTAACTTTGGCAGATCTTCCAGCAAAAAATTTAAGCCAACTTCTTCGATTTCATCTTCAATTTCTGTTCCCGGATTAGGGTACTGCTGCTGGTATAGATTTAGCAACTTTAGCAAATCTTGAATGTATTCGTTTGCATAAGCAAGATTGCCATAAATAAAACTAACCGGATTGTTAACTTCATGAGCGATGCCGGCAACCAACTGCCCCAAACTTGACATTTTTTCAGACTGAAGCAGTTGCGCTTGGGTTTGTTGCAAGTCGTACAAAGCTTGTTTGAGCTGAATTGTTTGCTCTCTCAATTGCGCTTCCGATTGCCGCAAAGCTTCCTCAGAACGCTTTCTTTCTGTAATATCCCGAAAGACTGCAACACCGCCTTTTAAACTGCCGATTTCATCTTTTAACGGCCTTGCATTCACACAAATAAACACCCCTTCGGAGTTTTGTGAGGGCTGGATAAAAATTTCTGCTGAATCAACAGATTTTCCCTGAATTGCTTGTGCGAGGGGTAATTCTTGAGGAGGATAGGGAGTTAATTTATCAGGCAAATAGCAGCCGTATTGATCTGTCCACGCTTCAGATGATACATTGGTTAAACCTTTGCCAAGCAACGCTTGTGCTGCGGGATTAAATAGCACAAACTGACCACCTTCATCGGCAACAACGACACCTTCAGCTAGGTTGTCGAGGAGAGATTGTAAAATGTTAGTTTGCTTGCGTAAAGCGGCTTCAGAATTGGCTAACTCTTGGGTTGTTCGCTTCAGCGCGGCTTCTGCTTCTACGCGTTCGGTAATATCGTTTTGCACTCCGATAAAGTGAGTTAATTGTCCGTTGCTGTCGAGTACCGGCGAAATGGTTAATTCATTCCAAAATAAAGTGCCATCTTTGCGATAATTTTTTAAGATGACCCGGCATTCAGTTTGATCGCGTAAGGCTTGGCGAATTTGCTCAATAGCCGGTTGATCATTATCAGATCCCTGCAAAAACCGGCAA
Above is a genomic segment from Microcoleus sp. FACHB-68 containing:
- a CDS encoding translation initiation factor; protein product: MATSKRKSNDSNASTGDRFIYKEFGADVNPSALERPATELPASQQNVRVQASRKGRKGKTVTVISGFQVKPETLESLLKQMKTQCGAGGTIKDGEIEIQGDHTQKLLQFLTQLGYKAKISGG
- a CDS encoding CAP domain-containing protein yields the protein MLIPNFVFSSLKKQKSQQIQGKRQQKSYLFLLPFYCFLLTFFAGGCVVVLDSNKTPEQATKPATTTAPESASKPLTATEFAALEQSVHEQVNQYRASQKLPPLKLDPRISEVCRQHSKGMASEGVPFGHEGFEQRANAIEKSIAYRSVAENVAYNSGYSNPGKQAVEGWIKSPGHQKNMVGNFDLTGIGIVKNAKGEYYFTQIFVRGQ
- the trpB gene encoding tryptophan synthase subunit beta; translated protein: MTATPLSSNPQTDATSNAQRPDPLGRFGRFGGKYVPETLMPALTELEAAFKQYCHDADFQAELQQLLRDYVGRPSPLYFAERLTSHYARPDGSGPQIYLKREDLNHTGAHKINNAIAQALLAKRMGKQRVIAETGAGQHGVATATVCARFGLECVIYMGVHDMERQALNVFRMRLMGAEVRPVAAGTGTLKDATSEAIRDWVTNVESTHYILGSVAGPHPYPMMVRDFHDVIGLETRAQCLEKWGGLPDILLACVGGGSNAMGLFHEFVSESEVRLIGVEAAGEGVDTDKHAATLTRGQIGVLHGAMSYLLQDDDGQVVEAHSISAGLDYPGVGPEHSYLKDIGRAEYYSVTDEQALDAFKRLSLLEGIIPALETAHAIAYLETLCPQLAGNPRIVINCSGRGDKDVHTVAKFLNPA
- a CDS encoding ribonuclease D — its product is MEDFQICERDLSDAYLSEYLEAEALAVDTETMGLLPWRDRLCLVQLCDPQGRVTVVRIERGQRDAPNLKKLMEATGILKVFHFARFDMATMRHNLGIEVAPVFCTKIASKLARTYTPKHGLKEVVQELERVELDKSAQSSDWGNAANLSEDQLRYAANDVRYLLSVQQKLMGMLQREERWELAQQCFQCLPVFVSLDLLQYKDVFEH
- a CDS encoding methyltransferase domain-containing protein; translated protein: MNKQSEHSILPKANHDELARQNFVGSLKVYLARNITPGNQIVYEKLAKPKFEQEYQRAPQNRHEIRRLMENESYYRWWSALRRTTQEMLWDSVNSSIERQLPELVECTRRQGNKLGSLTLNPDLKIPAYQTAVDIHCMPGGYQGEFTEDDVAAGALYDRGVYLYALGQLGPLNDDMGQSVVQNYLKKQYPDFQPARILDLGCTVGHSTLPYVDAYPDAEVYAIDTGAALLRYAHARAEAMGKRVHFSQQNAERTNFADGSFDLIVSHILLHEMPVSAIRNVLQECYRLLAPGGMMVHAEAPLYGHMEAFNAFMFDWETKNNNEPFWSAMRDLDWMEVAVGAGFESEKVIQTFAANGVWKEKFAGGKSQNDGFGRRGTWLILAASK
- a CDS encoding rhodanese-like domain-containing protein; the encoded protein is MPNFLGLIPIPPPLQAKSLVYDLKDRLDWGDPALTIIDVRERNLFNTSRITGAISMPASELVERAFTALELCRDIYLYGETDEETAEAAEKLRSAGYENVSEIRGGVAAWKAVGFPIESILQRPNI
- a CDS encoding PAS domain-containing protein, with amino-acid sequence MLKNISETSEHRHVLEMLWLCDRAMAATSTGIVIADATKPGRPLIYCNSGFERMTGYSRDEVIGRNCRFLQGSDNDQPAIEQIRQALRDQTECRVILKNYRKDGTLFWNELTISPVLDSNGQLTHFIGVQNDITERVEAEAALKRTTQELANSEAALRKQTNILQSLLDNLAEGVVVADEGGQFVLFNPAAQALLGKGLTNVSSEAWTDQYGCYLPDKLTPYPPQELPLAQAIQGKSVDSAEIFIQPSQNSEGVFICVNARPLKDEIGSLKGGVAVFRDITERKRSEEALRQSEAQLREQTIQLKQALYDLQQTQAQLLQSEKMSSLGQLVAGIAHEVNNPVSFIYGNLAYANEYIQDLLKLLNLYQQQYPNPGTEIEDEIEEVGLNFLLEDLPKLMSSMKQGAERIRQIVISLRNFARLDEAEMKSVNIHEGIDSTLLILQHRLKQQPLDSEIEIIKEYSKLPKVECYPGQLNQVFINILNNAIDAVEESALKRGEKGQIIIRTGIQDERVFISIADNGGGMSEEVSRHMFDPFYTTKPVGKGTGLGLSISYQVVVEKHGGRLQYISAPGKGTEFRIEIPLRQKNQTSFAVPNYLSGNGKNAAIERLGEGKTGVSNLISQRE